In the genome of Cryptomeria japonica chromosome 8, Sugi_1.0, whole genome shotgun sequence, one region contains:
- the LOC131048432 gene encoding uncharacterized protein LOC131048432, which produces MDTSKSELLCPRHKHKLVWLPSGHRYYCRGCKDQGLNGRYLCRHPDCADSDSDFDFDFVLHRECAQLPDVYQKPNLAAEELYFHSQTRFRNNCSACKKPIRASAPKDVRVGDMNAHCAAIP; this is translated from the exons ATGGATACCAGTAAGAGTGAACTTCTTTGCCCCCGCCATAAGCATAAGCTTGTTTGGCTTCCTAGCGGACACCGTTACTACTGCAGGGGATGCAAAGACCAGGGATTGAATGGGAGATATCTATGTCGTCATCCAGATTGCGCCGATTCCGATTCCGATTTCGATTTCGATTTCGTGCTGCATCGAGAGTGTGCCCAACTACCTGATGTGTACCAGAAGCCAAATTTAGCTGCTGAGGAGTTATATTTCCACTCTCAGACAAGATTCCGGAACAATTGCAGCGCTTGCAAGAAGCCCATCAGAG CTTCTGCGCCGAAAGATGTCAGGGTTGGCGATATGAATGCACACTGTGCCGCTATACCCTAG